A single genomic interval of Oryza sativa Japonica Group chromosome 7, ASM3414082v1 harbors:
- the LOC4343202 gene encoding uncharacterized protein isoform X2 — MQCMAQEGSEASVASSPPAPPPPSSSSSSAAAAASWWRDMHHPYGAASAPSWLPPPSATAPRWPPTMAAAHQHHHHRTSSSGAEDDLSASNATITSFTNTSTTNHSGLSMDSSGEAAAAAAAAAAESHLIWNQVLMGAAGGEVGRSMPAVHDAHDDSENFLELLNSRTLAPELFAEPPACDYLKKMEYGGGGGGGGGGWPEHQFTAAAALEKHLSSAAAAGYGGALAHHHHAAGAPERLTANLSDLVSNWSIAPPNHGHHVGGAAACDNPAVAAAMAAAHGGGNVKQSGSSFLDSGGGGGGAMLQQESSSSTGTGGGGQDFLRPMGLAAGSSSYSSMLGLSSRMYGGGGTATMDVPWGSSNAGAARSLSDLISFGGGAMDKPPPPPPSSAPARTSSADYKKQQGQQEISSPVKTSSSGGGGKEGKKKRSEEAAGSEGSTKKSKHEATSPTSSLKSQVPKVKLGDKITALQQIVSPFGKTDTASVLYEAINYIKWLHEQVQLLSDPYMKSSSSKDYNAWGGLDRKEKADAEVDLRSRGLCLVPVSCTPQVYRDNNGPDYWTPPYRSCLYR, encoded by the exons ATGCAGTGCATGGCGCAGGAGGGCTCCGAGGCCTCCGTCGCCAgctcgccaccggcgccgccgcccccttcctcctcctcctcctccgccgccgccgcggcctcctggTGGCGCGACATGCACCACCCGTAcggcgccgcgtcggcgccaaGCTGGCTGCCACCGCCATCGGCCACGGCGCCGCGGTGGCctccgacgatggcggcggcgcaccaacaccaccaccaccggacgTCGTCGTCTGGCGCCGAGGACGACCTGTCGGCGTCCAACGCCACCATCACCTCCTTCACCAACACCTCCACCACCAACCACTCCGGCCTCAGCATGGACTcctccggcgaggccgccgccgccgccgccgcagccgccgccgagagCCACCTCATCTGGAACCAAGTACTCAT gggcgccgccggcggcgaggtcgggagGAGCATGCCGGCGGTGCACGACGCCCACGACGACAGCGAGAACTTCCTCGAGCTGCTCAACTCGAGGACGCTCGCGCCGGAGCTCTTCGCCGAGCCGCCGGCGTGCGACTACCTCAAGAAGATggagtacggcggcggcggcggcggaggagggggaggctggCCGGAGCACCAgttcacggcggcggccgcgctggAGAAGCAcctgagctccgccgccgccgctggttacggcggcgcgctggcgcaccaccaccacgccgcgGGCGCGCCGGAGCGGCTCACGGCCAACCTCTCCGACCTGGTCAGCAACTGGTCCATCGCGCCGCCCAACCACGGCCAccacgtcggcggcgccgccgcatgcGATAACCCAGCGGTGGCCGCGGCCATGGCAGCAGCCCACGGCGGCGGGAACGTGAAGCAGTCCGGCAGCAGCTTCCTTGacagcggcgggggcggcggcggcgcgatgcTGCAGCaggagagcagcagcagcacgggcaccggcggcggcgggcaggacTTCCTGAGGCCGATGGGGCTTGCCGCCGGGTCGTCGTCGTACAGCTCCATGCTAGGGCTGAGCAGCAGgatgtacggcggcggcggcacggccacCATGGACGTGCCGTGGGGGAGCAGCAATgccggcgcggcgaggagcCTGTCGGACCTGATATCGTTCGGCGGAGGCGCGATggacaagccgccgccgccgccaccgtcgtcagCGCCGGCGAGGACGTCGTCGGCGGACTACAAGAAGCAGCAAGGGCAGCAGGAGATCTCGTCCCCA GTGAAgacgagcagcagcggcggtggcgggaaggaggggaagaagaagaggtcggAGGAGGCGGCAGGGTCGGAGGGGAGCACGAAGAAGTCCAAGCATGAGGCCACCTCTCCCACCTCTTCTCTCAAA TCGCAGGTACCAAAAGTAAAGTTAGGGGACAAGATCACTGCACTGCAACAGATAGTCTCACCATTTGGAAAG ACTGACACAGCATCGGTGCTATATGAGGCGATAAATTACATTAAGTGGTTGCATGAACAAGTGCAG TTGTTGAGTGACCCATACATGAAGTCGAGTAGTAGCAAG gaTTACAATGCATGGGGAGGGTTGGATAGGAAGGAGAAGGCAGATGCAGAGGTTGACTTGAGAAGTAGAGGGCTGTGCTTGGTGCCTGTCTCCTGCACCCCTCAAGTGTACAGAGATAACAATGGCCCGGACTACTGGACGCCACCCTATAGAAGCTGCTTATACCGAtga
- the LOC4343202 gene encoding uncharacterized protein isoform X1, producing the protein MQCMAQEGSEASVASSPPAPPPPSSSSSSAAAAASWWRDMHHPYGAASAPSWLPPPSATAPRWPPTMAAAHQHHHHRTSSSGAEDDLSASNATITSFTNTSTTNHSGLSMDSSGEAAAAAAAAAAESHLIWNQVLMGAAGGEVGRSMPAVHDAHDDSENFLELLNSRTLAPELFAEPPACDYLKKMEYGGGGGGGGGGWPEHQFTAAAALEKHLSSAAAAGYGGALAHHHHAAGAPERLTANLSDLVSNWSIAPPNHGHHVGGAAACDNPAVAAAMAAAHGGGNVKQSGSSFLDSGGGGGGAMLQQESSSSTGTGGGGQDFLRPMGLAAGSSSYSSMLGLSSRMYGGGGTATMDVPWGSSNAGAARSLSDLISFGGGAMDKPPPPPPSSAPARTSSADYKKQQGQQEISSPVRNVKTSSSGGGGKEGKKKRSEEAAGSEGSTKKSKHEATSPTSSLKSQVPKVKLGDKITALQQIVSPFGKTDTASVLYEAINYIKWLHEQVQLLSDPYMKSSSSKDYNAWGGLDRKEKADAEVDLRSRGLCLVPVSCTPQVYRDNNGPDYWTPPYRSCLYR; encoded by the exons ATGCAGTGCATGGCGCAGGAGGGCTCCGAGGCCTCCGTCGCCAgctcgccaccggcgccgccgcccccttcctcctcctcctcctccgccgccgccgcggcctcctggTGGCGCGACATGCACCACCCGTAcggcgccgcgtcggcgccaaGCTGGCTGCCACCGCCATCGGCCACGGCGCCGCGGTGGCctccgacgatggcggcggcgcaccaacaccaccaccaccggacgTCGTCGTCTGGCGCCGAGGACGACCTGTCGGCGTCCAACGCCACCATCACCTCCTTCACCAACACCTCCACCACCAACCACTCCGGCCTCAGCATGGACTcctccggcgaggccgccgccgccgccgccgcagccgccgccgagagCCACCTCATCTGGAACCAAGTACTCAT gggcgccgccggcggcgaggtcgggagGAGCATGCCGGCGGTGCACGACGCCCACGACGACAGCGAGAACTTCCTCGAGCTGCTCAACTCGAGGACGCTCGCGCCGGAGCTCTTCGCCGAGCCGCCGGCGTGCGACTACCTCAAGAAGATggagtacggcggcggcggcggcggaggagggggaggctggCCGGAGCACCAgttcacggcggcggccgcgctggAGAAGCAcctgagctccgccgccgccgctggttacggcggcgcgctggcgcaccaccaccacgccgcgGGCGCGCCGGAGCGGCTCACGGCCAACCTCTCCGACCTGGTCAGCAACTGGTCCATCGCGCCGCCCAACCACGGCCAccacgtcggcggcgccgccgcatgcGATAACCCAGCGGTGGCCGCGGCCATGGCAGCAGCCCACGGCGGCGGGAACGTGAAGCAGTCCGGCAGCAGCTTCCTTGacagcggcgggggcggcggcggcgcgatgcTGCAGCaggagagcagcagcagcacgggcaccggcggcggcgggcaggacTTCCTGAGGCCGATGGGGCTTGCCGCCGGGTCGTCGTCGTACAGCTCCATGCTAGGGCTGAGCAGCAGgatgtacggcggcggcggcacggccacCATGGACGTGCCGTGGGGGAGCAGCAATgccggcgcggcgaggagcCTGTCGGACCTGATATCGTTCGGCGGAGGCGCGATggacaagccgccgccgccgccaccgtcgtcagCGCCGGCGAGGACGTCGTCGGCGGACTACAAGAAGCAGCAAGGGCAGCAGGAGATCTCGTCCCCAGTACgtaat GTGAAgacgagcagcagcggcggtggcgggaaggaggggaagaagaagaggtcggAGGAGGCGGCAGGGTCGGAGGGGAGCACGAAGAAGTCCAAGCATGAGGCCACCTCTCCCACCTCTTCTCTCAAA TCGCAGGTACCAAAAGTAAAGTTAGGGGACAAGATCACTGCACTGCAACAGATAGTCTCACCATTTGGAAAG ACTGACACAGCATCGGTGCTATATGAGGCGATAAATTACATTAAGTGGTTGCATGAACAAGTGCAG TTGTTGAGTGACCCATACATGAAGTCGAGTAGTAGCAAG gaTTACAATGCATGGGGAGGGTTGGATAGGAAGGAGAAGGCAGATGCAGAGGTTGACTTGAGAAGTAGAGGGCTGTGCTTGGTGCCTGTCTCCTGCACCCCTCAAGTGTACAGAGATAACAATGGCCCGGACTACTGGACGCCACCCTATAGAAGCTGCTTATACCGAtga